Proteins from a single region of Parasedimentitalea psychrophila:
- the guaA gene encoding glutamine-hydrolyzing GMP synthase — protein sequence MSQTSHDRLLIIDFGSQVTQLIARRLRELNVYCEIHPYQNITMDFVRDMAPKAVIFSGGPDSVTREGSPRVPQEIFDYGVPILGICYGQQMMMQQLGGQVDSGHGTAEFGRAYVTPCIKSLPLLDGWFADDADREQVWMSHGDHVSEIAPGFEVYGTSPNAPYAITADISRNFYAVQFHPEVHHTPNGAKLYENFVRLAGFTGDWTMGLYREQAIAAIRAQVGDKKVICGLSGGVDSSVTAVLLHEAIGDQLTCVFVDHGLLRKNEAAEVVTMFRDNYNMQFIHADEQELFLGELDGQSDPETKRKIIGRLFIDVFQKHANSIDGAEFLAQGTLYPDVIESVSFSGGPSVTIKSHHNVGGLPEKMGLKLVEPLRELFKDEVRALGRELGLPASFIGRHPFPGPGLAIRCPGEITREKLEILRQADAVYIDQIRKHGLYDEIWQAFVAILPVRTVGVMGDGRTYDFACALRAVTSVDGMTADYYPFTHEFLGETATRIINEIKGINRVTYDITSKPPGTIEWE from the coding sequence ATGAGCCAGACATCCCATGACCGCCTTCTCATCATCGACTTCGGCAGCCAGGTTACGCAGCTAATTGCGCGCCGCCTGCGAGAGCTGAACGTCTATTGCGAAATTCACCCCTATCAGAACATCACGATGGATTTTGTGCGCGATATGGCGCCCAAGGCCGTGATCTTCTCGGGCGGGCCCGACAGTGTGACCCGCGAGGGCAGCCCGAGGGTGCCGCAAGAGATCTTTGACTACGGCGTGCCCATTCTGGGCATCTGCTATGGTCAGCAGATGATGATGCAGCAATTGGGCGGCCAGGTTGATAGCGGCCACGGCACCGCCGAATTTGGCCGCGCCTATGTGACTCCCTGCATCAAATCGCTGCCACTGCTCGACGGCTGGTTTGCCGATGACGCCGACCGCGAACAGGTCTGGATGAGCCACGGCGACCATGTCAGTGAGATCGCACCGGGGTTTGAGGTCTACGGCACCTCTCCCAACGCGCCTTACGCCATCACGGCAGATATCTCGCGCAATTTCTATGCGGTCCAGTTCCACCCCGAGGTGCACCACACACCCAACGGGGCCAAACTATACGAAAACTTTGTCCGCCTTGCTGGCTTTACCGGCGACTGGACCATGGGCCTGTACCGCGAACAGGCCATTGCGGCGATCCGCGCTCAGGTTGGCGACAAGAAAGTCATCTGTGGCCTGTCCGGCGGCGTCGACAGCTCGGTCACAGCCGTGTTGCTACACGAGGCGATCGGCGATCAGCTCACCTGCGTCTTTGTCGATCACGGCCTGCTGCGCAAGAACGAGGCTGCCGAAGTCGTCACCATGTTCCGCGACAATTACAACATGCAGTTCATCCACGCCGACGAGCAGGAATTGTTCCTGGGCGAGCTGGACGGCCAGTCCGACCCCGAGACCAAGCGCAAGATCATCGGTCGCTTGTTCATCGACGTATTCCAGAAACACGCCAATTCCATCGACGGTGCTGAATTCCTGGCCCAGGGCACCCTGTACCCGGATGTGATCGAATCGGTCAGCTTCTCCGGCGGGCCTTCGGTGACCATCAAATCGCACCACAACGTCGGTGGGTTGCCAGAAAAAATGGGGCTGAAACTGGTCGAACCCCTGCGCGAATTGTTCAAGGACGAGGTGCGCGCATTGGGCCGTGAACTGGGTCTGCCCGCCAGCTTTATCGGCCGTCACCCCTTCCCCGGCCCCGGCCTGGCCATTCGCTGCCCCGGCGAGATCACCCGCGAAAAGCTGGAGATCCTGCGCCAGGCGGATGCGGTCTATATCGACCAGATTCGTAAACATGGGCTCTACGACGAGATCTGGCAGGCCTTTGTTGCCATCCTGCCGGTGCGCACCGTCGGCGTGATGGGCGATGGCCGCACCTATGATTTTGCCTGCGCCCTGCGCGCGGTGACATCGGTGGATGGTATGACCGCCGATTATTATCCGTTCACCCATGAATTTCTGGGCGAGACCGCGACGCGGATCATCAATGAAATCAAGGGTATCAACCGGGTAACCTATGATATCACATCAAAGCCTCCGGGCACCATCGAATGGGAATGA
- a CDS encoding trimethylamine methyltransferase family protein — protein sequence MAEETPRRRGRSGGGASRRAERTAVKIETAKYIERNIPNFEVLSEEALVVIETNAETVLAEIGVNFVDNPAALQRWRDAGAEVEGERVRIPRGLAKKLIATAPSEFTQHARNPEKSVVIGGKNLVCAPVYGPPFVRDVEGGRRYATIADFEKFVKLAYMSKWLHHSGGTVCEPTDIPVNKRHLDMLLAHMTLSDKPFMGSVTDPSRARDSVEMCEILFGKEFVQNNTVMTSLININSPMTFDDVMMGALEVYAKNNQACIISPFIVGGAMAPVSVAGTLTQVLAEVMAGIAYSQLIRPGAPVIFGAFVSSIDMNSGAPTFGTPEASLVTYGAGQLARRLGLPFRSSGSFCGSKLPDAQAAYETANSLNMGLMSGVNFMLHSCGWLEGGLVASFEKFVMDADQLGTLHGLAKGVPMEEEDQAMDAIREVGPGGHYLGCAHTQANFKTAFWKSEVFDYKPFETWDEEGARDTTALASDRVAHLIANYKAPSMDPEIYAALVAYVADKKATMSDAFA from the coding sequence ATGGCCGAAGAAACTCCACGTCGACGCGGCCGTTCAGGGGGTGGGGCATCGCGCCGCGCTGAACGGACCGCTGTTAAAATTGAAACGGCCAAATACATCGAGCGCAATATCCCGAATTTCGAGGTGTTGAGCGAAGAGGCTTTGGTGGTGATTGAGACCAATGCCGAAACGGTGCTGGCTGAAATTGGTGTCAATTTCGTCGACAATCCGGCGGCGCTGCAGCGGTGGCGTGATGCCGGTGCTGAGGTCGAGGGCGAACGGGTGCGGATCCCGCGCGGCCTGGCCAAGAAACTGATCGCCACGGCGCCGTCCGAGTTTACCCAGCATGCCCGCAATCCTGAGAAATCAGTTGTCATCGGCGGCAAGAACCTGGTTTGCGCCCCGGTCTACGGACCGCCGTTTGTGCGGGACGTCGAAGGCGGCCGCCGCTATGCCACCATAGCCGATTTCGAGAAGTTCGTGAAGCTCGCCTATATGTCGAAGTGGCTGCATCACTCTGGTGGTACGGTTTGTGAGCCAACGGATATTCCGGTGAACAAGCGGCATCTGGATATGTTGCTGGCCCATATGACACTGTCGGACAAGCCGTTCATGGGCTCGGTGACCGATCCCAGCCGGGCGCGGGACAGTGTTGAAATGTGCGAGATCCTGTTCGGCAAGGAGTTTGTGCAGAACAACACCGTAATGACCTCGCTGATCAACATCAACTCGCCGATGACCTTTGACGATGTGATGATGGGAGCGCTGGAGGTTTACGCAAAGAACAACCAAGCATGCATCATTTCGCCGTTCATTGTCGGCGGTGCTATGGCGCCGGTTTCGGTGGCTGGGACCTTGACCCAGGTGCTGGCCGAAGTAATGGCAGGCATCGCCTATAGCCAGTTGATCCGTCCCGGCGCACCGGTGATTTTTGGAGCTTTTGTCAGCTCGATCGATATGAATTCCGGGGCACCGACATTTGGCACCCCCGAGGCCTCACTGGTGACCTATGGGGCCGGCCAGCTGGCGCGCCGACTGGGTCTGCCATTCCGCTCATCCGGGTCGTTCTGTGGCTCAAAGCTTCCCGATGCGCAGGCGGCTTATGAAACCGCCAACAGCCTGAATATGGGGCTGATGTCCGGCGTCAACTTTATGCTGCATTCTTGTGGCTGGCTGGAAGGCGGGCTGGTGGCGTCGTTCGAGAAATTTGTGATGGATGCCGACCAGTTGGGCACATTGCATGGGCTGGCCAAGGGCGTGCCGATGGAGGAAGAAGATCAGGCCATGGACGCGATCCGTGAAGTTGGGCCGGGGGGGCATTATCTTGGTTGTGCCCATACGCAGGCCAATTTCAAGACCGCATTCTGGAAATCCGAGGTCTTTGACTACAAGCCCTTTGAGACCTGGGATGAGGAGGGCGCGCGCGACACCACCGCGCTGGCCAGCGATCGGGTGGCCCATCTGATCGCGAATTATAAAGCCCCCAGTATGGATCCGGAAATCTATGCGGCATTGGTGGCCTATGTGGCGGACAAGAAAGCCACGATGTCTGACGCCTTTGCATAA
- a CDS encoding DUF6456 domain-containing protein, which yields MQKQPVSPLPNWVPEEASRYLDHTEAGQSIRQLARAAGCHPSTVLRQVRRIETRRDDPLVDGALQNLAARHYGSTEAEAEAAAAAGRQLFDAPEGGAATFEQELCRVLRGLCHSGAVLALAEGMDKAVVVREAGAEAAQKTVVDRHIAEALALCDWISCACPGRLSRYHITASGRSALSVMMAAAENRAQILADGFGEAGQPFAAQGQHDKVNSKRPRRVRYGLAESPLDTLARLHDRDGKPFLTADLVAAGERLREDFELAQIGDHLALGQNQFSTEHCGASQMTNPVEAAKRRAAGALNHLGAGLSDIALRCCCHLLGLEAAERQLGWSARSGKVVLRIALQQLKAHYDGLSGSDNLIAGLIAGLPRVRSPGFRLLLAATEKGPAIGEPDLAPI from the coding sequence ATGCAAAAACAGCCAGTTTCACCCTTGCCGAATTGGGTGCCTGAAGAAGCCAGCCGCTATCTGGACCATACCGAAGCCGGACAATCGATCCGGCAATTGGCACGCGCGGCCGGCTGCCACCCCTCGACTGTGTTGCGTCAGGTGCGTCGGATCGAAACGCGGCGGGATGATCCGCTGGTTGACGGCGCATTGCAAAACCTTGCCGCCCGTCACTATGGATCGACGGAGGCGGAGGCGGAGGCGGCGGCGGCGGCGGGGCGTCAGCTGTTTGACGCTCCGGAGGGGGGGGCGGCCACATTTGAGCAGGAGCTTTGCCGGGTTTTGCGGGGGCTGTGCCATAGCGGCGCGGTGCTGGCGCTGGCCGAAGGCATGGACAAGGCGGTTGTCGTCCGCGAAGCAGGGGCAGAGGCTGCTCAGAAAACAGTCGTCGACCGTCATATCGCCGAAGCGCTGGCGTTGTGCGACTGGATTAGCTGCGCCTGCCCGGGGCGGCTGAGCCGATATCACATCACGGCCTCTGGGCGCTCTGCGTTGAGCGTCATGATGGCGGCGGCTGAAAACCGAGCGCAGATACTGGCGGATGGGTTTGGCGAGGCAGGTCAGCCTTTTGCGGCGCAGGGGCAGCATGACAAGGTCAATTCAAAGAGACCCCGGCGGGTCAGATATGGGCTGGCGGAAAGCCCCCTGGACACTTTGGCGCGGCTACATGACCGCGATGGAAAACCCTTTCTGACCGCCGATCTGGTGGCGGCTGGCGAGCGCCTGCGGGAGGATTTTGAGCTGGCGCAAATCGGGGATCATTTAGCACTTGGTCAAAACCAATTTAGCACGGAACATTGTGGTGCATCGCAAATGACCAACCCTGTAGAGGCAGCCAAGAGGCGTGCCGCTGGGGCGCTCAACCATCTGGGGGCAGGGCTGAGCGACATTGCGCTTCGATGTTGTTGTCATCTGTTGGGGCTGGAGGCTGCGGAGCGCCAATTGGGCTGGTCTGCACGCTCGGGCAAGGTGGTTTTGCGGATCGCATTGCAGCAACTGAAGGCCCATTACGATGGGCTGTCCGGGTCAGACAACCTGATCGCTGGCCTGATCGCGGGCCTGCCTAGGGTCCGATCTCCGGGTTTCCGGCTGCTCTTAGCAGCGACAGAAAAAGGGCCCGCCATTGGCGAGCCCGATCTAGCACCGATTTGA
- a CDS encoding DMT family transporter: protein MSDQPVQIGRAALWMIGAITSFSAMAIAGREVSFALDTFEIMLYRSVVGVCVVAIVLTATGQWHQVSRQRLGSHLIRNAAHFTGQNLWFFAVTAIPLAQVFALEFTSPLWVILISPFLLGERLTRTRSLAALGGFIGILIVARPSPETMNIGVLTAAASAVFFALTNIFTKRLTRVESTGSILLWLTTMQLVMGFLAAGYDGDITLPDLTTLPWLILIGLAGLTAHFCLTNALAVAPATVVVPIDFTRLPLIAVLGMLLYNEPLDIWVFCGAIVIFAANYMNIMDAKQPKQARATCTAR, encoded by the coding sequence ATGTCAGACCAACCCGTTCAGATCGGACGTGCAGCGCTGTGGATGATTGGCGCAATCACCTCATTTTCAGCCATGGCCATCGCCGGGCGTGAAGTGAGCTTTGCCCTCGATACATTTGAAATCATGTTGTATCGCAGCGTGGTTGGAGTGTGTGTTGTGGCGATTGTGCTCACCGCAACCGGACAGTGGCATCAGGTCTCGCGGCAGCGGCTGGGCAGCCATCTGATCCGCAATGCGGCCCATTTCACCGGCCAGAACCTGTGGTTTTTTGCCGTCACCGCAATCCCGCTGGCGCAGGTGTTTGCGCTGGAATTCACCTCTCCGCTTTGGGTCATCCTGATATCGCCGTTTTTGTTGGGCGAGCGGCTGACCCGCACCCGCAGTCTGGCGGCACTTGGCGGGTTTATCGGCATCCTGATTGTCGCCCGGCCAAGCCCGGAAACGATGAATATCGGCGTCCTCACCGCCGCCGCCTCGGCTGTTTTCTTTGCTTTGACCAACATATTTACCAAACGACTGACGCGGGTTGAAAGCACCGGATCCATCCTGTTGTGGCTGACCACCATGCAACTGGTGATGGGGTTTCTGGCCGCTGGATATGACGGTGACATTACCCTGCCCGACCTGACAACCCTACCCTGGTTGATCCTGATCGGCTTGGCGGGATTGACCGCGCATTTCTGCCTCACCAACGCCCTTGCGGTCGCCCCGGCGACAGTGGTTGTGCCGATTGATTTCACCCGCCTGCCGCTGATCGCGGTGTTGGGCATGCTGCTTTACAACGAGCCACTGGATATTTGGGTATTCTGTGGCGCAATTGTCATATTCGCCGCTAACTATATGAATATAATGGATGCTAAGCAGCCCAAACAGGCGCGCGCGACCTGTACGGCACGCTGA
- a CDS encoding DUF6477 family protein gives MLDLIARLSSLHRPRLLIRAARIGARDYSRTRHLPRLLGYGGLPRPASAVMQLIEQEQHLNQRRLDNEPGYPLTRHVEVLIAMMGESQLLSDNQQQRPKNAAATDTGSRPVSFQKAGC, from the coding sequence ATGTTGGATCTGATTGCACGGCTATCGTCTCTGCATCGCCCACGGCTTTTGATCCGCGCAGCCCGCATCGGGGCTCGCGACTATAGCCGAACCCGCCATCTGCCACGGCTTTTGGGATATGGCGGATTGCCCAGGCCAGCTTCGGCGGTGATGCAATTGATCGAACAGGAGCAACACCTAAACCAAAGGCGCCTCGACAATGAACCCGGCTACCCGCTGACCCGCCACGTAGAGGTGCTGATCGCGATGATGGGCGAGTCGCAGCTACTGTCAGACAACCAACAACAGCGCCCCAAAAATGCGGCGGCCACCGATACCGGCAGCCGCCCTGTTTCATTTCAAAAAGCCGGTTGCTGA